One window of Pseudacidobacterium ailaaui genomic DNA carries:
- the polA gene encoding DNA polymerase I yields the protein MSSANARKPPVFLLDSMSFIFRAYHAMQRQRPMSTRTGVPTAATYVFVNMINKLRRDFQPQFLAAVFDPSTPVFRDERAKAMTTIRKFNIRTQAFDEVEYAGYKATRTETPPDLLQQLPYIRRALEAFRIPILLAEGYEADDVIGTLAKKAANEGHPVFIVSNDKDMLQLVDERIQVLNPVKENLVLDRAKVEETLGVPPEKVIDVMALRGDAIDNVPGAPGIGDKGSVELIQQFGSVEAALERASEVKRKTYRESLENNRETILLSKELVTIHCEVPVELDLEAMRTQAPDVPACRQLFSELEFTTLLKELAPTAPEKEVEHILQPSQEQLTEFLMQARASGFALAVPESEHTAIAEQVSEQEAASAEEQAPEKKALSLLDLAEQAEVQSSDLQEYRIGVAAQEGRALLVPLDAVKPLLEDASVIKHVHDLKGAIRALENHGVCLRGAVDDLMLYSYLVNPTHASHRLSDIAARFSSHPLQQSGEKQLTEAAQAIHALTPVLREEVDALKARDVYQTIDLPLVPILLRMEKAGVRIDSGVLREIGERLSVEIHRIGEEIFARSGHRFNINSPKQLGEVLFNKMGLPKPLKYGKGKVVSTAQDVLEELAGQNDVPRLVLEYRQLAKLKSNYIDTLPLLADSNGRVHTTFNQVGTATGRLSSTNPNLQNIPVKTELGREIRAAFIPAPGHLLLSADYSQIELRLMAHFSEDPLLVKAYQTGQDIHTLTASEVFGIPVDRMTKEMRNRAKAVNFGIVYGISPFGLAAQLGIDQHEARLYIETYFARYQGVRAYIDRMLDEVRREQRVRTLFGRVRPIPDIQSRNANLRGFAERTAINTPLQGTAADLIKLAMVRIDRRLAEEHLRTQMILQVHDELLFDVPVEEADVVLALVKQEMEHVVELKVPIIAECGIGSNWRDLK from the coding sequence ATGTCCTCTGCAAACGCCAGAAAACCGCCCGTCTTTCTTCTCGATTCTATGTCGTTCATCTTCCGCGCCTATCATGCAATGCAGCGGCAGAGGCCGATGTCAACACGTACCGGGGTACCTACGGCGGCGACCTATGTCTTTGTGAACATGATCAACAAATTGCGGCGGGACTTTCAGCCGCAGTTCCTTGCAGCCGTCTTTGATCCCAGCACGCCTGTTTTTCGCGACGAGCGGGCAAAGGCAATGACGACGATCCGAAAGTTCAATATCCGGACGCAGGCCTTTGACGAGGTGGAATATGCGGGATATAAGGCCACGCGCACGGAAACCCCACCCGATCTTCTCCAGCAGTTGCCCTATATCCGGCGTGCGCTGGAAGCTTTCCGCATCCCCATTCTGCTGGCCGAGGGTTATGAGGCAGACGATGTGATTGGCACGCTGGCGAAGAAGGCGGCCAACGAGGGACACCCCGTATTTATCGTCTCCAATGACAAGGACATGCTGCAGCTTGTCGACGAACGCATCCAGGTGTTGAATCCGGTCAAGGAAAATCTTGTCCTCGACCGTGCCAAAGTTGAAGAGACGCTGGGCGTGCCTCCAGAGAAAGTCATCGATGTCATGGCGCTGCGCGGCGACGCCATAGACAATGTCCCAGGCGCTCCCGGCATCGGGGACAAGGGTTCTGTTGAGTTGATCCAGCAGTTTGGCAGCGTCGAAGCGGCCCTGGAGCGCGCCTCAGAGGTAAAGCGCAAAACATATCGTGAGTCGCTCGAAAACAATCGCGAGACAATTCTGCTCAGCAAGGAGCTGGTGACCATCCATTGCGAGGTGCCAGTGGAGCTCGACCTTGAGGCGATGCGGACGCAGGCACCCGACGTACCTGCGTGCCGGCAACTCTTCAGCGAGCTGGAGTTTACCACTCTGCTCAAGGAGCTTGCTCCGACCGCCCCGGAGAAAGAAGTTGAGCACATACTTCAACCTTCCCAGGAACAACTGACGGAGTTCCTGATGCAGGCGCGCGCAAGCGGATTTGCGCTGGCTGTTCCTGAATCGGAGCATACGGCCATTGCAGAGCAAGTCAGTGAGCAGGAGGCCGCCTCTGCCGAAGAACAGGCACCGGAAAAGAAGGCCCTGTCTTTGCTGGACTTAGCAGAGCAGGCCGAAGTTCAATCGTCCGACCTGCAGGAGTATCGCATTGGTGTTGCTGCACAGGAGGGCCGCGCGCTGCTTGTTCCTCTGGATGCAGTCAAACCGCTGCTGGAAGATGCTTCTGTCATCAAGCATGTCCACGACCTGAAGGGCGCCATCCGGGCCCTGGAAAACCACGGTGTGTGCCTGCGCGGCGCGGTGGACGACCTGATGCTTTATTCGTATCTGGTGAACCCGACCCATGCCTCACACCGGCTGAGTGATATCGCTGCACGCTTCAGCAGCCATCCGCTGCAGCAGTCCGGTGAGAAGCAGCTTACGGAAGCGGCCCAGGCCATCCATGCGCTGACTCCGGTTCTGCGCGAGGAAGTGGACGCGCTGAAGGCCCGTGACGTGTATCAAACCATAGACCTGCCACTGGTCCCGATTCTGCTGCGGATGGAAAAGGCGGGGGTAAGGATTGATTCCGGGGTCCTGCGCGAGATTGGCGAACGGCTTTCGGTAGAGATCCACCGCATCGGAGAAGAGATTTTTGCACGCTCCGGACATCGTTTTAATATCAATTCGCCAAAGCAGCTTGGAGAAGTCCTTTTCAACAAAATGGGTCTACCCAAGCCGCTCAAATACGGCAAGGGAAAGGTGGTCTCCACGGCGCAGGATGTGCTTGAAGAGCTGGCTGGTCAGAATGATGTTCCACGGCTGGTGCTCGAATATCGCCAGCTTGCTAAGCTGAAATCCAATTACATTGACACTTTGCCGCTGCTGGCCGACAGCAACGGTCGTGTGCATACTACGTTCAATCAGGTAGGGACGGCAACGGGTAGATTGTCTTCCACAAATCCGAATCTGCAGAATATACCGGTCAAGACCGAACTGGGGCGCGAAATTCGCGCAGCATTCATTCCTGCTCCAGGGCACTTGCTGCTCTCCGCCGACTACTCGCAGATTGAGCTCCGGCTGATGGCGCATTTTTCTGAGGACCCCTTGCTGGTGAAGGCCTATCAGACGGGTCAGGACATCCATACGCTCACAGCCTCTGAGGTCTTTGGCATTCCTGTAGACAGGATGACCAAAGAGATGCGAAACCGCGCAAAGGCGGTGAATTTTGGCATCGTGTACGGCATCTCGCCGTTTGGGCTGGCCGCGCAGCTTGGCATTGACCAGCACGAGGCACGGTTGTATATCGAAACCTATTTTGCCCGCTATCAGGGCGTCCGGGCCTACATTGATCGGATGCTCGATGAGGTTCGGCGCGAGCAGCGTGTTCGCACACTCTTTGGACGTGTCCGGCCGATTCCTGACATACAAAGCCGCAATGCGAACCTGCGCGGATTTGCCGAGCGCACGGCCATCAACACGCCCTTACAGGGAACGGCCGCAGACCTGATTAAGCTGGCTATGGTCCGGATTGACCGCAGGCTGGCCGAGGAGCATCTGCGCACGCAGATGATTCTGCAGGTCCACGACGAACTCCTGTTCGATGTTCCCGTCGAGGAGGCCGACGTGGTGCTGGCCCTGGTGAAACAGGAGATGGAACACGTTGTCGAACTGAAGGTGCCGATCATCGCCGAATGCGGCATAGGAAGTAACTGGCGCGACCTGAAATAA
- the metE gene encoding 5-methyltetrahydropteroyltriglutamate--homocysteine S-methyltransferase: MSLKTANLGYPRIGARRELKFALESYWQGKSGEDALLATAHALKRDRWLAQKQAGIHFIPSNDFSLYDHVLDMLVSLGATPERFGNDEVTLQRYFEMARNSQHQSPMEMTKWFDTNYHYLVPEWSRNLSFKTNPGKILDEIKNAEDLGVHSRPVLLGPISLLLLGKSVDGTDPLNLLPALLESYHALLHSLYKAGVEWVQIDEPHLATDLPVPYRRAYGMAYERLAKVPLKIMLTTYFEGLGENLDLAFSLPVSGVHLDLVRAPQQLDAALQALRPQQILGLGCVDGRNIWACDLDKAHALAERAARAVGEDRVVIAPSCSLLHVPVDVRGEDSLPEGLKPWLSFALQKLEEVRWIAGGPKSFPAAFADRHRILQERGRAASACVPAVREAAASLQRKDFRRSAPYPERREKQRATLRLPLFPTTTIGSFPQTTEIRKARAKWRKGEMATAEYHAYLEQEMAACIRVQEEIGLDVLVHGEFERNDMVEYFGEQLAGFAFTANGWVQSYGSRCVKPPIIYGDVFRPAPMTVCWSSKAQSMTQKPMKGMLTGPVTILQWSFVRDDLSRKDVAFQIALALREEVRDLEAAGIRVIQVDEPALREGLPLRKAAWSEYLEWAAAAFRLATSLVSDATQIHTHMCYSEFNDIFPAIAALDADVISIESARSRMELLQAFREAGYPNEIGPGVYDIHATRIPGKDEIEQLLRRALEAVRPEQLWVNPDCGLKTRNWPETVASLKNMCAAAQALRQEYASVLD; this comes from the coding sequence ATGTCTCTGAAAACCGCGAATCTCGGATATCCGCGCATCGGTGCGCGTCGTGAACTCAAGTTTGCTCTTGAATCATATTGGCAGGGTAAGAGCGGCGAAGATGCACTGCTGGCTACTGCTCATGCATTGAAGCGCGATCGCTGGCTTGCCCAGAAGCAGGCCGGTATCCACTTCATTCCATCCAATGATTTTTCCTTGTATGACCATGTGCTGGACATGCTTGTGTCCCTGGGTGCCACGCCGGAGCGCTTCGGCAACGACGAAGTCACCTTACAGCGCTATTTTGAGATGGCCCGCAACAGCCAGCATCAGTCTCCGATGGAGATGACAAAATGGTTCGATACAAACTATCACTATCTGGTCCCTGAATGGTCGCGCAATCTTTCCTTCAAGACCAATCCCGGAAAAATTCTGGACGAAATCAAAAACGCCGAAGACCTTGGGGTCCATTCTCGGCCCGTTTTGCTTGGGCCCATATCGCTTTTATTGCTGGGGAAGTCCGTGGATGGAACAGACCCCTTGAATCTGCTTCCTGCTCTGCTGGAAAGTTACCATGCTCTCCTGCATTCTTTGTATAAAGCAGGGGTGGAATGGGTACAGATAGATGAGCCGCACTTGGCGACGGACCTGCCTGTCCCCTATCGAAGGGCCTACGGCATGGCTTATGAGCGTCTGGCGAAGGTCCCGCTAAAGATAATGCTCACCACGTATTTTGAAGGATTGGGAGAGAATCTCGATCTCGCGTTCTCCTTGCCCGTGTCTGGAGTGCATCTGGACCTTGTACGGGCGCCACAGCAACTGGATGCCGCTTTGCAGGCACTCCGGCCACAGCAGATACTGGGTCTGGGCTGCGTGGATGGACGCAATATCTGGGCCTGCGACCTAGACAAAGCGCATGCGCTGGCTGAGCGCGCCGCGCGGGCCGTCGGCGAAGACAGGGTTGTGATTGCGCCGTCCTGTTCACTGCTGCACGTACCTGTAGACGTCCGTGGCGAAGACAGTCTGCCGGAAGGCCTGAAGCCGTGGCTGAGTTTTGCCCTGCAGAAGCTGGAAGAGGTCCGGTGGATTGCCGGTGGACCAAAGAGCTTTCCTGCGGCCTTTGCCGATCGCCATCGCATTCTTCAGGAACGGGGAAGGGCCGCCTCGGCCTGTGTTCCGGCTGTGCGGGAAGCTGCCGCATCGTTGCAACGGAAGGATTTCCGCCGCAGCGCGCCTTACCCGGAACGCAGGGAGAAGCAGCGCGCCACATTGCGCTTGCCCCTGTTTCCAACCACGACCATCGGTTCTTTTCCGCAGACCACAGAGATACGCAAGGCCCGGGCAAAGTGGCGTAAAGGCGAAATGGCCACGGCCGAGTACCATGCCTATCTGGAGCAGGAGATGGCCGCTTGCATCCGTGTGCAGGAAGAAATCGGTCTGGACGTGCTGGTTCATGGTGAATTTGAGCGCAATGACATGGTCGAATACTTTGGCGAGCAACTGGCCGGCTTTGCATTTACCGCAAACGGATGGGTGCAGAGCTACGGATCACGCTGCGTCAAGCCCCCCATCATCTATGGAGACGTGTTTCGCCCAGCGCCTATGACTGTGTGCTGGAGCAGCAAGGCCCAGTCCATGACACAGAAACCGATGAAGGGAATGCTCACCGGTCCGGTGACCATCCTGCAATGGTCCTTTGTGCGCGACGATCTTTCGCGAAAGGATGTGGCCTTTCAGATTGCCCTGGCTCTGCGTGAGGAAGTACGCGACCTGGAGGCCGCCGGGATCCGCGTCATTCAGGTAGACGAGCCGGCCCTACGCGAAGGACTGCCGCTGCGCAAAGCTGCCTGGAGCGAGTACCTGGAGTGGGCCGCGGCGGCCTTTCGTCTGGCGACTTCTCTGGTGAGTGACGCAACCCAGATTCATACCCACATGTGCTACAGCGAGTTTAACGATATTTTCCCCGCGATTGCGGCCCTGGATGCGGATGTCATCTCGATTGAATCTGCACGCTCACGCATGGAGCTGCTTCAGGCCTTCCGTGAAGCCGGTTATCCAAATGAAATTGGACCCGGCGTGTATGACATTCATGCGACACGCATTCCGGGAAAAGACGAAATCGAGCAGCTCCTGCGCAGGGCATTGGAAGCGGTACGTCCTGAGCAGCTGTGGGTCAATCCGGATTGTGGGCTGAAGACGCGCAACTGGCCGGAGACAGTGGCGTCTCTGAAAAATATGTGCGCCGCCGCGCAGGCTTTGCGACAGGAATATGCCTCCGTGCTTGACTGA
- a CDS encoding riboflavin synthase: MFTGLIEATGKVLSLEDRAGTRRIAVSAPKVAEKLREGDSVAVSGVCLTALDISADPPVFYADLAEETVARTSLARLKPGSVVNLELPTPAGTPLGGHVVQGHVDATGTLLSLEPVSSAADLSVTDWWLRVSVPDSVARYIVEKGSIAIEGISLTVAKFDGSTVTIAIIPHTYAHTNLHTLKPGDPVNLEADVMLKFFEQERRQKTAASELTLEYLIANGY; encoded by the coding sequence ATGTTTACCGGACTGATTGAAGCTACCGGAAAGGTCCTCAGCCTGGAAGACCGCGCAGGTACCAGACGCATTGCGGTTTCCGCACCAAAAGTGGCCGAAAAGCTGCGGGAAGGGGATTCTGTGGCCGTCAGCGGGGTCTGCCTCACCGCGCTGGATATTTCGGCAGATCCTCCGGTTTTTTATGCTGATCTGGCAGAGGAAACTGTGGCGCGGACTTCGCTTGCAAGACTGAAGCCGGGATCAGTGGTAAATCTTGAACTCCCCACCCCGGCAGGCACTCCATTGGGTGGACATGTGGTGCAGGGGCATGTGGATGCGACTGGCACCCTGCTCTCTCTGGAGCCTGTTTCGTCCGCTGCGGATCTGTCCGTAACAGACTGGTGGCTGCGGGTTTCGGTACCAGACAGCGTGGCGCGATATATTGTCGAAAAGGGATCAATTGCGATCGAGGGCATCAGCCTTACCGTTGCAAAATTTGATGGCAGCACGGTGACCATTGCGATCATTCCGCACACGTATGCGCATACCAATCTGCATACGCTCAAACCTGGAGATCCGGTAAATCTGGAGGCTGACGTCATGTTGAAGTTTTTTGAGCAGGAGCGCCGGCAAAAGACGGCCGCTTCTGAGTTGACATTGGAATACCTGATTGCCAACGGATATTGA
- the ribD gene encoding bifunctional diaminohydroxyphosphoribosylaminopyrimidine deaminase/5-amino-6-(5-phosphoribosylamino)uracil reductase RibD, which produces MQKDIRWMRRALDLARQSVGVSSPNPAVGCVLVQRDGRLVGEGFHQYDALDHAEIVALRQAGEKARGTTAYVTLEPCSHHGRTGPCADALIRAGVQRVVAATCDPNPAVHGQGVEKLRKAGISVEVGVLQDEARRINDGFAKYIVTGLPLITLKAGVSLDGRIAPAPGVVPKGKPHYITSEASRAIVQEMRHASDAVLTGIGTVLTDDPLLTDRSGLPRRRPLLRVVLDSSLRLPLDCRLVQTAKDDVMVFCTERAPAEKLRELDARGIRVEQLSGQDGRVPLKLVVHRLAHSNVLNVMLECGAHLNSAAMKAQIVDKLSLFYAPVLLGEHGVPLFSGEASVLKEPQRICSKTIEQDVLLEAYLHDPWKQEKVCLPD; this is translated from the coding sequence ATGCAGAAAGACATCCGCTGGATGAGACGAGCGCTTGACCTTGCGCGGCAGTCTGTTGGTGTCTCTTCTCCAAATCCCGCCGTGGGATGTGTGCTGGTCCAGCGTGACGGAAGGCTGGTAGGTGAGGGCTTTCATCAATATGATGCATTGGACCATGCCGAAATCGTGGCACTCAGGCAGGCTGGAGAAAAGGCCCGCGGAACGACGGCCTATGTCACACTCGAACCTTGTTCCCATCACGGACGGACCGGGCCATGCGCCGATGCCCTCATCCGGGCCGGGGTGCAGCGGGTTGTGGCGGCGACCTGCGATCCGAATCCAGCGGTCCATGGGCAGGGAGTGGAGAAGCTTCGTAAAGCAGGCATTTCTGTTGAGGTCGGCGTTCTGCAGGACGAAGCGCGCAGAATCAATGATGGCTTTGCGAAATATATCGTCACCGGACTACCCTTGATCACTCTGAAGGCCGGCGTGTCGCTCGATGGACGCATTGCTCCCGCTCCTGGAGTTGTGCCGAAGGGAAAACCGCACTACATCACCAGTGAGGCATCGCGCGCGATTGTGCAGGAAATGCGCCATGCCTCAGACGCCGTTCTGACCGGGATCGGCACGGTCCTGACTGACGACCCTTTGCTTACAGATCGCAGTGGTCTGCCGCGCCGCCGGCCATTGCTGCGGGTGGTGCTTGACTCATCGTTGCGCTTGCCTCTCGATTGCAGGCTGGTGCAGACAGCCAAAGATGATGTGATGGTCTTCTGCACGGAACGCGCCCCCGCAGAGAAATTACGCGAGCTGGACGCCCGCGGCATCCGCGTGGAACAGCTTTCCGGACAGGACGGTCGCGTCCCACTGAAGTTGGTGGTGCACAGATTGGCTCACAGCAATGTGCTTAACGTGATGCTGGAATGTGGGGCGCATCTGAACAGTGCTGCGATGAAAGCGCAGATCGTGGACAAGCTCAGTTTGTTTTATGCTCCAGTGCTCCTCGGCGAACACGGAGTCCCCCTTTTTTCCGGAGAGGCGAGTGTCCTCAAGGAGCCGCAGCGCATCTGCTCAAAGACAATCGAACAGGATGTACTGTTGGAAGCATATCTGCACGACCCTTGGAAGCAGGAGAAAGTATGTTTACCGGACTGA
- the ftsY gene encoding signal recognition particle-docking protein FtsY — translation MIQTLFGSLKEAEEPEKKSIFDRMKQAISRTRENLSDRIESVMALTREVDESALEDLEMSLLASDLGVTTTSEIIDHLRERAKRQQIRDGAELKSLLKEQIQGILDAQQRPAPFVPAPPAVIMMVGVNGTGKTTTSGKLAAFYRSQGKTVLLCAADTFRAAAMEQLEVWSQRSGVEMIKGRQGGDPSAVLFDALQAAKARARDVLIVDTAGRLHTKDGLMAELDKMRRTTRRLVPDGPHEVLLVMDATTGQNGLQQARIFTESAGVTGIVLTKLDGTAKGGIAVAIARELKLPVRYVGVGEKLEDILPFDSSAFVDSLLGA, via the coding sequence ATGATTCAAACACTCTTTGGCAGCCTGAAAGAGGCTGAAGAACCAGAAAAGAAAAGTATCTTCGACCGGATGAAGCAGGCGATCTCGCGCACCCGCGAGAACCTGAGTGACCGGATTGAAAGCGTCATGGCCCTGACGCGCGAAGTAGACGAGTCGGCGCTGGAAGATCTGGAGATGAGCCTGCTCGCCTCAGACCTGGGTGTGACCACCACCTCGGAAATCATCGACCATCTGCGCGAGCGGGCCAAACGGCAGCAGATTCGCGATGGCGCAGAACTGAAGTCCCTTTTAAAAGAGCAGATCCAGGGCATTCTGGATGCGCAGCAGCGCCCTGCGCCCTTTGTGCCAGCGCCTCCAGCCGTCATCATGATGGTAGGCGTAAACGGAACGGGCAAGACCACGACCAGTGGCAAGCTGGCTGCGTTCTATCGCTCTCAGGGCAAGACCGTCTTACTGTGCGCTGCGGATACGTTCCGTGCTGCGGCCATGGAGCAACTGGAGGTCTGGAGCCAGCGCAGTGGCGTAGAGATGATCAAGGGCCGCCAGGGCGGCGACCCTTCCGCAGTATTGTTCGATGCGCTCCAAGCGGCAAAAGCACGTGCCCGAGATGTGCTGATCGTGGATACGGCCGGACGCCTGCACACAAAAGACGGACTGATGGCGGAACTTGACAAGATGCGGCGTACTACGCGACGCCTTGTCCCGGATGGCCCGCATGAAGTCCTTCTGGTGATGGATGCGACGACCGGACAGAACGGTTTGCAACAGGCGCGGATCTTCACAGAATCTGCCGGCGTAACAGGGATCGTGCTCACCAAGCTCGATGGCACGGCCAAAGGAGGGATTGCGGTGGCCATTGCACGTGAGCTAAAGCTTCCGGTCCGCTATGTCGGCGTGGGTGAGAAGCTCGAAGACATCCTGCCCTTTGATAGCAGCGCCTTCGTGGATTCCCTTCTGGGGGCGTGA
- a CDS encoding NAD(P)H-dependent glycerol-3-phosphate dehydrogenase — MSRIAVMGSGAWGTAIAISLARRGGHEVTLWAHAMEVSEGIREYGENRAFLPGFPIPKIISATSSIQEALDGAEIVVSVVPSHHVRATYTQFAPHLRPGQMLVSATKGIEDGSLLRMSQVILDVLGGFGLHLPLGVLSGPSFAQEVAAGLPTAITIASDSTDLAAGIQREFGSQTLRLYTNDDLVGVELGGALKNVIAIAAGIAAGLGLGHNSVAAIITRGIAETTRLAVACGGRRETLAGLSGVGDLVLTCTGALSRNRTVGAELGKGRRLSEILAGLKGKVAEGVRTTSAALGLARRYGVEMPITEQVAAILNEEKSPQDAMRELMARPGRDE; from the coding sequence ATGAGCCGCATTGCAGTGATGGGCAGCGGAGCATGGGGAACAGCCATCGCGATCAGTCTTGCCAGGCGCGGCGGCCATGAAGTCACCCTGTGGGCCCACGCGATGGAAGTGAGTGAGGGCATCCGGGAATACGGTGAAAACCGGGCCTTTCTTCCCGGCTTTCCCATACCGAAGATCATTTCCGCCACTTCCAGCATCCAGGAGGCCCTGGATGGGGCTGAGATTGTTGTCAGCGTGGTGCCATCGCACCATGTGCGCGCAACGTACACGCAGTTTGCTCCGCATCTTCGGCCCGGGCAGATGCTGGTCAGTGCAACGAAAGGGATTGAGGATGGGTCCCTGCTGCGCATGAGTCAGGTGATTCTGGATGTGCTCGGGGGTTTTGGTCTGCACTTGCCGCTCGGGGTCTTGAGTGGGCCCTCCTTTGCCCAGGAAGTGGCTGCTGGACTGCCAACGGCGATTACGATTGCTTCTGACAGCACGGATCTGGCCGCCGGCATCCAGCGCGAGTTTGGAAGCCAGACACTGCGTCTTTATACCAACGATGATCTGGTCGGAGTGGAGCTGGGCGGCGCGCTCAAAAACGTCATCGCCATTGCCGCCGGGATTGCCGCCGGTCTGGGCCTTGGACACAACAGTGTGGCAGCGATCATTACCCGTGGTATTGCAGAAACAACGCGCCTTGCGGTTGCCTGCGGAGGTAGACGCGAAACACTGGCCGGGCTTTCCGGCGTAGGGGACCTCGTGCTTACCTGTACCGGTGCATTGTCCCGCAACCGCACCGTCGGTGCCGAGCTGGGGAAGGGACGAAGGCTTTCGGAAATCCTGGCCGGACTGAAGGGAAAAGTAGCTGAAGGTGTGCGCACCACATCGGCGGCCCTGGGCCTTGCGCGGCGCTATGGAGTGGAAATGCCGATTACCGAGCAGGTGGCTGCGATCCTGAACGAAGAAAAATCACCGCAGGACGCAATGCGCGAATTGATGGCGCGTCCAGGACGTGATGAATAG
- the plsY gene encoding glycerol-3-phosphate 1-O-acyltransferase PlsY has translation MLVVPYFVIALIAYLLGSVPFGYVLVRVFRKEDIRAKGSGNIGATNVVRSGAKGLGALTFLLDALKGALAVLLAQWVFPAVPAQNAAALAALSAILGHIFPVWLRFKGGKGVATALGVFLALAWPPAMAGLGVFVLVFVLFRYVSLASILAAAAFPLFAFLLPHRETYNLWLTAVILIVPVLVIAKHSQNIRRLLHGTEYRFGKSKEAAA, from the coding sequence ATGCTAGTGGTCCCATATTTTGTAATTGCGTTGATCGCGTATCTGCTAGGGTCTGTGCCCTTTGGTTATGTTCTGGTGCGCGTTTTCCGGAAAGAGGACATCCGCGCCAAAGGCAGCGGCAATATCGGTGCTACCAATGTTGTTCGTTCCGGAGCAAAAGGACTAGGCGCCCTCACGTTTCTGCTGGATGCGCTGAAAGGTGCGTTGGCTGTCCTTCTCGCGCAGTGGGTATTTCCCGCCGTTCCGGCGCAGAATGCGGCTGCGCTGGCTGCGTTGTCTGCCATCCTGGGGCACATCTTTCCTGTCTGGCTGCGATTCAAAGGGGGCAAGGGCGTGGCAACAGCGCTGGGCGTCTTTCTGGCGCTGGCATGGCCGCCTGCAATGGCCGGACTCGGCGTTTTTGTTCTGGTTTTTGTCTTGTTCCGTTACGTTTCACTGGCCTCCATTCTGGCCGCTGCCGCCTTTCCGCTGTTTGCATTTCTTCTGCCTCATCGCGAGACATACAACCTGTGGCTGACCGCCGTGATTCTGATTGTGCCGGTCCTTGTGATTGCAAAACACTCTCAGAACATCCGGCGGCTGTTGCATGGCACGGAGTATCGCTTTGGGAAGTCAAAGGAAGCCGCTGCATGA
- a CDS encoding competence/damage-inducible protein A: protein MKCEIIAIGSELLTPWRQDTNSLYLTERLNEIGVVVAFKTIVGDRRKDLAAAIRTALGRTDIVITMGGLGPTEDDLTREAWADVLGTKLKRDADIVGQLYARAAQRRWTLTENNLKQADMLEGAEVLENPHGTAPGQWLDTVFAGHRKLGMLLPGPPREIKPMFDQQCMPRLRAVLPVRHIATRTLKAAMIGESLCDSRIAPIYTQYPDVETTILAGAGDIQITLMCRHPRKEHAEARVHELASRIEDELDDFVYSSQGEGLEQIVLYYLEMRGATLSVAESCTGGMLAQRLTSVSGSSRSFLGGAVVYSNELKTEFAGVPEELIEMRGAVSREVAAALAEGIRRRCSSTYGVGITGIAGPTGGTEEKPVGLVYIALSDGVQTEVVEKNFAGDRERVRFYATQQALDMVRRRLM from the coding sequence ATGAAATGCGAAATCATTGCCATTGGTTCTGAACTGCTTACCCCCTGGCGGCAGGACACCAATTCTTTGTATCTGACCGAACGGCTCAACGAAATCGGTGTCGTGGTTGCCTTCAAAACCATCGTGGGTGATCGTAGAAAAGACCTCGCCGCCGCCATCCGGACAGCGTTGGGCCGCACCGACATTGTGATCACGATGGGTGGTTTGGGGCCGACCGAGGACGACCTGACGCGCGAGGCCTGGGCAGACGTGCTGGGCACGAAACTAAAGCGCGACGCAGACATCGTGGGACAGCTCTACGCACGTGCGGCGCAGCGGCGCTGGACGCTGACGGAAAATAATCTGAAGCAGGCCGACATGCTCGAAGGTGCGGAGGTGCTTGAGAACCCGCATGGCACCGCGCCCGGGCAGTGGCTGGACACGGTCTTTGCAGGTCACCGCAAGCTGGGCATGTTGCTTCCCGGGCCTCCCAGAGAAATCAAGCCGATGTTTGACCAGCAGTGTATGCCGCGTCTGCGCGCCGTGCTGCCTGTGCGTCACATCGCGACACGGACACTCAAAGCGGCCATGATCGGCGAATCGCTTTGCGACTCGCGGATTGCCCCAATTTATACCCAATATCCGGATGTGGAGACGACCATTCTTGCCGGAGCAGGGGACATTCAGATTACGCTCATGTGCCGTCATCCGCGGAAAGAACATGCTGAAGCGCGCGTCCATGAACTGGCCAGCCGCATTGAGGACGAACTGGATGATTTTGTCTATTCTTCGCAGGGAGAGGGCCTGGAGCAGATTGTCCTGTACTATCTGGAAATGCGCGGTGCCACTCTCTCTGTGGCAGAAAGCTGTACGGGAGGGATGCTGGCGCAACGCCTGACCAGCGTCAGCGGCAGTTCCCGGTCTTTTCTAGGTGGGGCCGTAGTCTACAGCAACGAGCTGAAGACGGAGTTTGCCGGGGTGCCGGAAGAATTGATTGAGATGCGCGGCGCCGTCAGCCGGGAAGTGGCCGCAGCTCTGGCCGAGGGCATTCGACGCCGGTGTTCAAGTACTTATGGCGTAGGAATTACAGGAATCGCCGGCCCTACGGGCGGGACCGAGGAGAAACCTGTGGGCCTGGTCTATATCGCCCTGAGCGATGGCGTACAGACTGAGGTGGTTGAGAAAAACTTTGCCGGCGATCGCGAACGCGTCCGTTTTTATGCCACCCAGCAGGCGCTCGACATGGTACGCCGCAGGCTGATGTAG